AATGGGATGATGAGGAGGCGCGGGAAAATCCAGAAGGAGACGAGTCAACTGACGTTTTTCAAGTCGCTGACATACATGACGATACTTTCCTGATCTGGGGGCCGTGGGATGGCAACGGCAACTACTACAATGATAACGGGTACTATTACACGGGTTGTACTCAGTATGATTATGAGCACCAGATTAACGGCCGCCTTGATTTGAACTGCGCCCGCTGGAGATGGATACTTGATCCAATAACGCGTGGAGCTGTTATCAAGTCCGCAACTTTGAAGGTAACGGGATGGCATGAACAGCCGCCTTACCCAGCAGGAAGCTTTCCTCCCGGCCCGGGGTATCTTGATCTTTCAGTTTCTCACCTTGTTCCGGACGGGATTTGGGACAACAAAACCGGCGACGGTTTCGAAGATTACGGCATGTGCCTGCTGCCCAACGGTATACCCGGATTCGGAAATGTTACGGAGGAGATTCTCCCGATAATACCCGAGTGGACCGAATACACACTACCCCACAATTTAGGCAGCTTGGTGCAGAATTTTGTGAACAGCACGTGGGACGACTCTTATAATTTCTTTAATCTTCTTGAAGATCGCCATTATGAATACGCAAAAGGCGATTATTTTGGGTTGGCTTGCGGGACAGGCGGATGGAAAGACAACGTTTTTCAAGGTCTTACCAGACTCTCTGTCACTTGGGCTCCTCGTGAGTTCTTCAGCGCAACATACTATATGAAAAACGAGACCGAGGGAGATCTGGTGGATCAAGAGGATAGAGATGATTATGAAGATACTTTTTCGGACGGCATCAACAATAATGTGTATTCAGAAACAGTGCAAATCGGGAACGGAAAAAAGGGGTACTGGAGGTTCGGTTTGAGCGTTCCCAAGTACGCCGTTATTCAGAAGGCGTCTCTAATATACACGATCCCCGAGGGATCGTTCCAACTCGAAAACCCGGTTTTTAATACTCTTTATGCCCATTGTTGGGGCTGGCACGAGAACACTGGATGTACCACTTGGCACGGAAGCGCCGGCTTCAGGAAAGAATTTTTAACGGGCACCGGCACAAATGTGAGCTGTTATCCGACGGCAGCTTATCTTGAAGCAATTTGTCGCAATACCCGCTCGACGACGGAATACGAAAGTTGCACCATCACAGATGATCCTCATAACAGCGTGGACATTACGAAGTTGGTGCAGGCCTGTGTCGACCACGGCCACTATGAGCCGGGTGAATATTTTGCCATAGCGCTCGACAATGCCACGAATAGTGTCGAAATACCCGAAAATTCGCTGGCCGTTTATGTTGAGTGGCTGATGCTGTTCAAACATTGATAATCATTCCTGAATTCTTTAACCGCCTCATTGTCGTTAGGCATGGCATCGCGACTGATTTGTCAGTCGCGATGCCTTTTTACCGATCGTTTCGAACATCACTGGCCAAGCCCGCCTCTTGCGTCAAGTGCAGTTGATCTTTCCCTCCGTTTCCGCTAAATTAAAGGCTGCGTTAGTGACCAACTCCAGAACAAGCTTGTATCGTTAACGGCATTTTCGGCTTCTCGTTTGGATCGTCCTTTCTTTGGTACTAAAAAGAGGAATGAATCGAAATGGTTGGAAGATGTTATCTCGCACTTGCTGTAGTTTTGGTTTTAATTGCGCCTCTGTTCTCTGTCGCCGCTTACGGACAGGAGCAGGCGCCTGTTTGGGCGGTCGAGCGGGCGCGGGAGTGGGACATTTTATTCGACGGCACTTCCGGCTGGACCGGCGCCGACGGAATTTATTCGATTCCGCTGTCAGGCGTGGAAGCCCATGGGAGCGCCGCCGAAACTCACACTATTTTTGTATTCAGCGATACCTTTATTGGGGACGTCGGCACGGATGGCAGGCGGCTGCGGGGGACCACCATTGTCAACAATACCGGTGCGCTTCTCCGGAGCGGCGAGCCGGAACCTGACAAAATCAATTTCATCTGGGAAGAAGATGAAGAGGGAAAGGCCGCTGCCTTGTTCGTGCCGAATACTCCCGCCGCTCAGCCGGGCGATTGGTACTGGCTGTGCGATGGCGCGTCGATCGGCGGCAAAATATATCTTTTTGCAATGCGCATGAGGGAAGGCGACGGCGGCGCGTTCAATTTCGCGGTCGATGGAGTTGCGCTTTTGACATTTTCGCCCGATGCGCCCGACCCGCTCTCTGAATATACAGAAGTTGACACGCCCCTGTTTTATGTTCCTTCAGACGGTAGAGGCGATATCATCTTCGGGAATGCAATCATGCCGAACACGGTTGAGGCCGAAGCGCCTGCTCCGGACGGATATGTTTACATTTACGGCCATCAGAATGATCCCTATAGCAAGAGACTGGTCGCTGCGCGCGTTCTGCCGGAACATTTCGACGATTTTTCGATGTGGCGCTTCTGGGATGGGTTTGCCTGGTCGCCGGATATCGGCACCGTTGCTCCTCTGGCCGGACGGATCTCCTCCGAGTTCAGCATGAGCCCGTTGCCTGACGGACGCTTCGTTCTCGTGTTTCAGTTCGACACCTTAAGCGATTATGTCGCCATTCGTGTCGGTTCCACGCCTATCGGGCCGTTCGGACCTATCATAAAGATATGGCTTTGTCCCGAGCCGGCCCTCGATCCGGACATTTATACGTATAACGCCAAGGCGCACCCTCACCTGTCGCGGCCGGGCGAACTGCTGATCAGTTACAACGTCAACACGCTCGACTTCTGGGACCATTTCGCGTATGCCGACATCTATCGGCCGCGGTTCATCCGCATCCGTCTTGGTCTGTAATCCATTTCGCCGGCGTACCGAAAATGATTGGAGGAAAATATGGACCTCAAGCTGATGGAAGAATTCCTCAATAAATGGAAGAAGTATTTCAAAAACGCAGATCTGCCCTTTGTCTTTTACTACTCGAATGATGAAGCATATGCCGAAAACCTGCGCCCGGTCGAGGGGCACGTCTGCATGATCGGCCAGCTCGGCCCTGTCACGAAAGGGAAAATTCTCTCGTTCTCACAAGAGACCATCGGCTGTTTCGGCGGAGTGCGCTATTCCGGATTTCCCGCCCCGGAATTTCCAAACTTCAAATATTTCCTCTCATACGGGATTCCGGGCGAGCTCGAAGGCGAACGCTATAAAAAGACGCCAGAACTGGTCGAGCAATATGTGACAGACATGCCGATTGTGCCTGCGGAAGGCAAATATCTTGTATTCAAGCGCTGGGACAAACTGACCGAGAACGATGACCCGCAGGCGGTCGTCTTTTTCGCGGCCCCGGACGTTCTTTCCGGCCTCTTTACGCTCGCCAATTTCCGCACACTCGACCCGCAGGGCGTCATCGCTCCATTCTGTTCCGGCTGCGGCAGCATCATTAGCTATCCGCTGGCCGAGCGAAGCCGGGAAAACCCGCGGGCGGTCGTCGGGATGCTCGATGTCTCGGCGAGACCGTTCGTTAAAGAGAACATTCTTTCATTCGCAGCGCCGATGAAAAAATTCCTCCAGATGATGAAAGATATGGACGAGAGCTTCCTGATCACCGGCTCGTGGGATAAGGTTCGCAGGCGTATCGG
This genomic interval from Candidatus Abyssobacteria bacterium SURF_5 contains the following:
- a CDS encoding DUF4185 domain-containing protein, producing MVGRCYLALAVVLVLIAPLFSVAAYGQEQAPVWAVERAREWDILFDGTSGWTGADGIYSIPLSGVEAHGSAAETHTIFVFSDTFIGDVGTDGRRLRGTTIVNNTGALLRSGEPEPDKINFIWEEDEEGKAAALFVPNTPAAQPGDWYWLCDGASIGGKIYLFAMRMREGDGGAFNFAVDGVALLTFSPDAPDPLSEYTEVDTPLFYVPSDGRGDIIFGNAIMPNTVEAEAPAPDGYVYIYGHQNDPYSKRLVAARVLPEHFDDFSMWRFWDGFAWSPDIGTVAPLAGRISSEFSMSPLPDGRFVLVFQFDTLSDYVAIRVGSTPIGPFGPIIKIWLCPEPALDPDIYTYNAKAHPHLSRPGELLISYNVNTLDFWDHFAYADIYRPRFIRIRLGL